The Chiloscyllium punctatum isolate Juve2018m chromosome 31, sChiPun1.3, whole genome shotgun sequence nucleotide sequence TCTGTGGGTCCTGGACTTAATTTTCGATAATGAAGCTGGGAAAGTAGTTGAAGTATCAATGGGGGAACATGTtgcaggcagtgatcataattctgttacatgggtggcatggtggctcagtggttagcactgatgcctcacagcaccagggtcccgggtgtgattccagccttgggcgactgtctgtgtggagtttgcgcgttcttcccgtgtctgcgtgggtttcttccgggtgctccggtttcctctctcaatccaaagatgtgcaggtcaggtgaattgaccatgccaaagttgcccataatgttaggtgcattagttaggggcaaatgtggggaatgggtctagggtgggttactcttcagaaggttggtgtggacttgttgggccaaagggcctgtttccatacttatTTGTTCTTCTTTCTCCTTGGTTATTTATTGAACTGTAGTTTTTATAGGGTTTTTTTTGTGTTTCTGTAGTCTGTGGAGTAGAGTAGTAGTTTATTTTCTATTATTGCTATTATATTATAAAGTTGTCATACTATTTTGTATTGGTTTTGTAAAAACCCTAAAATATTTTTTTcattaaaaatatttattaaaaaaaacaggcccttcagcccaacaaatccacactgaccctctggagagtaacccagtcaggccccttccctatatttacccctgactaatgcgcctaactcacacatccctgaacactatgggataatttagcatggccaattcaccctaacctgcacatctttggattgtgggagaaatccataccaagaggaaacccacacagacacagtcgtCTGATTCTtaaaacaacaaacccaaacaagtagaCACAACACACCCCCAGGAACTCTAGCCAtgctaccatacatcaaagacatctcagagataACTATCAGACTGCTCTgaccctttggcatcatggtagcccacaaactgaAACAGACACTGATGAACCTAATCAGCCaaattaatgtcatttacaaaataccctgcaaggactgtaacaaatactacatcggacagacagtcagaaaactagccaccaggatgcacaaacaccaactagccacaaaaaaacatgacccgctatcactaatatccttacacacagatgaagaaggacaccactttgaccgGGACAACAGATCCATCcgaggacaggctaaacagacatgcacaggaactccttagaggcctggcattcaaactggaactccatcaataaacacatcaattcggaccccatttaccaacctctgagacaaagaaccggaaatgatatcacccaccacaacagaccaagacacacaaatagaaagcgggacagacaccagcgcttcactggaggctcactgatgatgtcagtGTCAAaggttgtggtgctggaaaagcacagccagtcaggcagcatccgaggagcaggagaactgacaaagagcttatgctcgaatcgtcgattttcctgctcctcagatgctgcctgactggttgtgcttttccatctccacactcttcgactctgatctccaccatctgcagtgctcactttctcccagctcactgatgatgttacctagcatggtgacgaaacgtctgaaaacaaacctgccagctcaatgagcaaacttacagtctgaacctcaacctgagctacagatcttctcaaaaatcacgtTATGTcaaggttgtacagaacattagtgaggcttcttctggagtactgtgtacagttctagtcaccctgctacaggaagcatattattaaactggagagggttcaggatgttgtcaggattggaggatttgaggtataaaaatagactggaaagactgggagtttttttcactggagtgtgaaAAGTTGAGGGATGACGTtaatgaggtttataaaatcaaaggatatggataaggtgaatgacaagggtctctTCTTTAGGGGGTAGTTCAAAATGGGGGGGATATTTttaattgcccatcgtgttaggtgcattagtcagagggaattgggtctgggtgggttattcttcggagggtcggtgtggacttattgggccgaagggcctgtttccacactgtagggaatctaatctaatctaatctaaaattgcaAGGGAAAAGAACCAGAATTGCCTGAAATCATTGTTCTCTATTGAGGGTAGGCCACTTTAAATAAAACCAGGTATAATTTGGCCAGAGTGGACTGAAAGAAGATCCTGTCAGGTAAATCAGTATCAGAGCAGTGGGACATATTCAAGAAGGAAATGGGAGGAGGATAAGGCCAACATCTTTATAAAAAGACAAAGGGTCAGACCAATAAATTTGATCCACAGGAAGAGGGAGACTTATGGCAGATACTGAGAACTTAAATCACCAGAAGCCCCAGAAGAGTATAGAATATGAAAgggaaaatttaaaaaggaaattagtgTGGTATAAGAGGACAATGGCGGGTTAAATTAATGTCCTAAGTTATTTTACAAGAACATTTAAAggtaaaaggataactagggaaagagtagggcccactgtggggtaatttatgcatggagccagaggacgtATGAAGGGTTCTAGATCAATACTTTCTGTTAGTGCTCACTAGTGAGAGGAACAATGTGGATACAGAAATCAGAGAATAGgactgttttatatatttaaataaaataGCATAAACAGGTACTGAGTGGCCTAGCAGgcttaaaggtagataaatctgcCGGGCTGGGTAAAATGTAGCCAGGCTGTTGAGTGAGGTGGGCAtgtgcaaaaaaaaatcattttctcCTCTAGctacaggagaggtgccagagcATTAGAGGACAGCTAATGtatcattattcaagaagggcacaAGGGATGTACCAAGAAACTACAGGCTAGTCAGCCTAATCTCAgtcgtggagaaagtgaggactgcagatgctggagttcagagtcgcgagtgtagtgctggaaaaccacagtaggtcaggcagcatcttgatgaagggcttatgcctggcCAAGTGGCAGGAAGCAAAGGACCAATCGATgagggtgtttttgtgactggaagcctgtgcTGATTGGGCTCGGAAAGTTTCATTGTAAGTTTGTGGTTTACATAAACAATTTAGCCTTGAGTGTACGAGGGTTGATCAGaagatttgcagatgatacaagaaCTGTTCTGAATAATGGGGAGGAAAGCTTTAACTACACAAGGATAGAGACGGGCTGATCAGTAGCAACTAGAATTCAATCAAGAGAAGTCCAGGCAGGACAAATAAGGCAAGCGAATATATATTGAATGATAGGAGTCCAGGATAAAATTGAGGGGCGTAGACAGGAAGCAGCTTTTCTCCCCCTTAATAGAGGGAACATGGAGTGTGGCATTGTTTTAAGGTAAAGGTCAGAAGGTTTAGGAGGAAACATCCTTTTTTAACCAGAGAGTAGTGGGAATCTGCAGTTCATTGCCTGTGAGGATAGTGGAAGCAGAAACCCCCActacatttaagaagcatttaggtGTAAAACTGTGACGGCATACAAGGCTGGAAAATGGATTAGGTGATTGAGCCTGTGCCAATCAAAAACAATGGCCCAAAAAGCCTTTTTCTGTGCAGTAGATCTCTTTGGCTGTAAATCTGCTTTGAACTCCCTGTGACTGGATCAAGTCAGTGAGTAGGAATTGGTACTCCTATGACAGGGTGACTTTGTTGAATGAGAATGGTCTGTCCTGAACGCCTTGTGACTGGGTCAGGTTGGTGAGTGAGGAATGACTATCCTGAATTTCCTCCCTGTCATAGGGTCCTGTTGGTGAGTGGAGATTGACTGACTGACTATCCTGGGAACCCATAGGAAGAATATCTAAAAAGCTGGAGGAACAAGGGAGTAGCAAATTCAGTCAGCCTTCCTGCTGATTGAGAACTGGAAGCTGAGTAAGTCAGCGCAGGGAGTCAGTGAGACAAATAGTAATAATGGTAAATATTTATCTTTACAAATTCacttggagttttttttaaaattacaaatgAGTTTAATGCTTTTGTTTGGTAAATATCCTTGCTGTTTGTAGTGAACCACATTGCGTCCCTGAGAAGATGCTGGTagttaattcattcattgatggGACTTTAACAGCTGCAGTAGTGGGATGGAGGTGTGGATTGAAAAGTTCTCGGACCACTTGTAGGTTGCAATATAGTACTCACCTTTATTGTAATTAAGCCAGCAAGAGAGCAATAGACAAAAATCCAGGGCATCAATCAGAGATCACCCTGAATATGCTAAAAACTGATCTCTGATTTCTACCAGAAAGGCAGCATATTTTATAGGCCTTAAGTGTGTAACAATTTTACATTTTGCATTCACACACAACGTAACGTTATGTTCTCGTAAGTAAAAATAGATAAAGTAAGCCAGTTAACAATGTTCTAACAACAATACTGGGAAGAAGCGTAAAGAGAAAACTTTTCCAAGCTTATGCAGAGACTCCTGCATTCTTGCAATTCATGTTCTCACAGTCACTGTTCCTGCAGCTGCCATGTAAGACAAACTATTATTGCAAAATGGAGACTTACAAAACACAGACTTATAATTGTTGATTTCCCAATACTTTATCATAGCAACACTGACAGCTTTGTTAGGAAGGgcgttccaggaatttgacccagggATGGTGAAGAAATTGTTCTACCTCAAGATGGCATGAGATCTGGGGGGTTCTTATATTCCATTCACCCAGGAGGAATGGAGCCTGCGGCTGGCCTGAAGGAGTTGGGAACACTTTGTAGAGCAGCAGACCCTAATTTCAGATTTACAGCTCCCTGATTGGCAACTCCTCTTCCTTCCCTCACCCTGTCCCTTCCTCCCAGGAGCAAGCAGAGGGGAACAGCCCTCATCTTGGGGCAGCACCGGATTGGTGGGCAAAAGGAAGGAGAAATAAGAGATTCCGCTTTGAGGTAAATCACTGAGGCTTTGTCTGGTCAGGGGAGGTGGGTGGGAAGGATTCATTACCTGCTGCCGGAGGCTCCAAATCCAGAATCATGCTCATTGATTTGATAGCGAGGCCAGGCAGAGGACGGAGAGGTAGGGAGAAAACTGGGCAAGAAATGGGAGACATTAATTTGGATTTCAGCCCAGAAAGAGAAAATGTGTGGGACAGAAATTTACAACTTGGGGGAACAAGAGGAAAAAGTGTTTCATAGGAACTGGAATTAtctgtttcaaatttccaacTTGTACTGACAGTTGATGACTTTTGTAAACTTGTTTACAGGGTTTTGAAAGGGGCCACTTGCAGATGAGAAACTCAAATCAAATATCACATTAAGACTTGACGACAGTCACTTACTCTGCGACTTGGACGTCGTTGACCTTTGAGCTGAAAAgaagacatttgtgaaccagttaCACAGCCTGAAAACAAACACTTTGCCCACTCACAGCGGAGAGAAACTGCTGTTTCTATAAATGTGTCCTGTATGAGGACAAGGCTTCAGCTGATTCATACACACTCCTCTCACAGCTAACCATTCACAAAGATACCAGCACAATGGAGAAACCATGGAAATGCGGCGACTGTGGAAAGGAATTCCGTTTTGCATCCCAGCTGGAAACTCATCAacgcagtcacaccggggagagaccattcccctgctcagagtgtgggaaaggatttaTCAATTCATCCTCTCTCCTGAGACACCAGCGGGTTCATGACGTGGAAAAGCGCTTTACTTGCACTGTGTGTGGAAAGGGGTTTAATCGATCATCCAACCTTCTCACGCACCAGCGCATTCACACAGGGGagcggccgttcacctgctcggagtgtgggaagggattcaccaGTTCATCCCATCTTCTGAAACACCAACGTGGTCATACCGGGAGgaagccattcacctgctcccagtgtgggaagggattcactaactccactgaccttctgacacaccagcgagttcacaccgGGGagcggccgttcacctgctctgagtgtgggaaaggattcactcaattgCAAAACCTAATGAGACACCACCGAGTTCACACGGGAGAGAAGCCGTTTATTTGCTTTGTGTGTTGGAAGCGATTCGCTGAATCACAGCATCTAAGGAGACACCAGCAAGTTCACAAGTGACTTTCATGGTCGCATTCTGCTATTATTCACATCCACAATTGAAAATTCTCATATTTGGAGTTTATTTTTGCTGCAGTTCAACTCCAACCTGTTGTAGAGTTACTGATATTCATAATGTTTGTTCTTTGTGACTAATTGATCAGCCAGggtctaattgaatggcagagcctggccaaggggttgaatggcctactccaactCCAATGTATCCCAGCCACCTCATTCTCTTAGTTTGCTGAAATACTGGTTTATGGAGTTCTTCCCATTCTTCCATGAGTTTCCATCCATTAGTATTGTTTGAGTCCAAGTTTCCTAGGAATCGGAACTGGGCATTTGGTTCCTGGAGACTACTCTGTTCATTGAGGTTATGGCTGATCTGCAACTGAAAGTACACAGATAAATGACAATTTTAATGCTGGCTTCCCCAATCTGTTACAAGCTATTTTACAATGAGTTTTTTTGTTTATATCCCACCTTCAGTTAGGAAAGTTTCCCAAGGTGCAACTCTGAAGCATTCACTGTCAAATTTGACAAAAATCTATCTtatctaatcaacctattcagagatattattacagaTCGCAGGAGCAGGTAGAATTTTAACCGAGGCctctggttcagaggtagggacactaccacctcTCTAAAATATCTTCTGACAAAAATATTGACAACGAGTCGAAGAAAGGGAGATTGGGAGGTAAAATGCTTTGATAATGGCTTGGGTTTTTAAGACAAAGGAGGACAGTTACAGACTATCTGAGAGGGATAGTGAGAATGTTAGGTTTGATGACTAAAGACCCAGgctgt carries:
- the LOC140457199 gene encoding uncharacterized protein encodes the protein KQTLCPLTAERNCCFYKCVLYEDKASADSYTLLSQLTIHKDTSTMEKPWKCGDCGKEFRFASQLETHQRSHTGERPFPCSECGKGFINSSSLLRHQRVHDVEKRFTCTVCGKGFNRSSNLLTHQRIHTGERPFTCSECGKGFTSSSHLLKHQRGHTGRKPFTCSQCGKGFTNSTDLLTHQRVHTGERPFTCSECGKGFTQLQNLMRHHRVHTGEKPFICFVCWKRFAESQHLRRHQQVHK